AAACCAATTAGCGTAGAAAATTCTTGCTTGATTCTGTGCTTATTTATTTGGTTACAAAGCATCTGTACTGGTTTATACTGTATGCACTGTATAAATGAAGGAATGTTTAGGGCCATTAATAATTTGAAATGATTTGCATCAGATTTGTTTTCTTGTGTATATACAAATAAGCAAGATTTTTTTTAGAGTGAAAAAATCAAGACGAAACTTATTATGAAACTGATATCTGTAATATGATGCACTAAGCCTATTTTTCCCAGGTATTCTGTGGCCTAAGATTTTATTGTCCTGTATTATATATGGTACATTTCACGATGGCCCCCAATCATAAAATGTCATATAATTCGACTTTAAGGCAGAATGTGTTTTTTTGCtctgtgtgtgaaagaggatTTTCACAGAAGGGTAATTTAAAAAGACACATATTGACTCATACTGGGGAAAAACCATTTCATTGTTCCAAGTGTATTAAAAAGTACACCACCAAGTATGAACTCAAAATACATATTCTTACTCATTCTGAGGATAATCCATTCCAGTGTTCTGTGTGCCAAAAGACATTTACAAGGAGCAATAGCCTCAAGAGACACCTTATAACACATAGTAACAAAACTGAGAAACATCATGAAAAGAAGCAGAATAAGAAAAATCCTCATAAAGCCTTTAATAAAGGGGTTAGAAAGATATTTCAATCTGATGAAGATTGTGTCAAAAAAGAACTTTTTGAGATTTGTAGCCATAAAAGTTATgtggatatattttcatgtgaCCAGGATTCAGAGTTAGGTTCTACAAAAGGTGAAATTAAGGAAGATTTGTGTGTAACTCCTGGTGAAGGAGTTGAAAATTATTTAAAATCAGAGCTTTTACATTCTATAAGAAATGAAAGCCTTAAAGAAATTTCTCTCAAAAAAGAAATAGCAACAGAGACAGATGGTGTCTTGTATGACATGGTTTTTGAATCAATCCTTCAAAAAGATGAAACTGATCAAAGCATTTGTACACTGCCTGGTAAATTAGTTGATGACTATTTAAAGTTAGAAATATCAGATATCAGAGAAGAGAATgttaatgaatataagaacataaCTGATAAAAGActtaaagaaaatcttaatattTACAGTGATAAGGAAAAAATTAAAACTACTGCAAATATGTTATTTGATAAACGGTTGTCAGGCATAAGACTGAAAGAGGAAAGTTTTATGAAAAGTTTATGCAAAACAGCCAGTAAAAACCTTGATAAAGTTTACAAACTTTTATGTTACATTGATGAAAAATCTatacctagatgtggaaaagcaGATACCAGTGAAATTGGTTGTGCAGTGCCAGTGCAAGAGTTTGAAAAGTATTCAGGAGTGACTACTATAACAAATAACATGAGCTCAAAGGGCCATATTACTAAAGTGTCTCAAATCATCCCTTCAGAGAATCATATTTCCCAGTGCGAAATATGTGGAGAAGAATTCCATAAAAAGAAACTTCTTAAAAAACACTTGATTACTCATACTGGAAAATTTCAGTGTTCTGAATGTTTAAAAAAGTATTCAGCAGTATCTGACCTTAAAAAACATATGCTGAATCATAAAAGAGAATTCCAATGTCCAGTTTGTGAGAGAATGTTTTCTCAGAAAGGGAACATGAAGAggcatatatatactcattcacAAGAGAAACCATTTCACTGTTCAGATTGTGGAAAGATGTATTCAACAAAATATGAATTGAaacgacacatacacactcattctGGTGGAAGCCCATTTCAGtgttatgtgtgtcagaagagatTCACAAAAAACAATAGCCTAAAGAGACATATGCTGCTGCACACTGGTGAAACTCCTTTTTCATGTTTTGAGTGTGGTAAAGGTTTTACTCAAAGGTTTCACCTTAAAAAACACATTCTTTCCCATTCAGATATAAAACTATTACCTTGTGTTGTGTGAAAAGAAGTTTGAATGTCACTGGGATCTTATAATGCATATGAATATTCATTCACAAGTCTATGTGGTTGTGAATACCTGCCTACTCATCAGTACCTGTGATCAGATTTTACCATTATGCAGGGCTAACATGTAGCACACCACATACATTGCTTGATTGATAGTACTGTTTTATGCTGCTGCTGCAAATTGTATAATTGTCAGTCTTGATCCCATCTGGAACAGTTTTCAGCCATTTTTAGCCATTTGAAGAACTTTTAAAAAAGTAACCTCAGCAACTGAAACTCAtcagaatgcaagacagggaatTTACAAAGGGAGTTGTTTATGATAATACGagtaaaggggttagtgtgagaggaagaccacctgtgacagaaggaaatagagaggaagagtactggagggagagaaatggaggagaAATGGTGcttgcaagggaggcatgtaaggacagggacaaatggagactcttttactgtggccacacccttgatgggagttctcagaAGGAgtgagcatcagatatatagatagaaaggtagatagataagaaaatatttagaattaTTCCAACCTCAGATCATCATTTCTGTCTGCCAGAATCCATGGTAAGTCTTGATCAATGAGGATAAAATTTTGTAAATCACAGTGAAAAATCAGAGTTATTTTAAATTTGGATGAATGTCTGGGTTGGCTCTATACTGACTATCCTGTGCAAGATTTGAATCCTTGCAGGCCTGCACATGATTCATATCCTGCAATGGTAACTACTACACCAAGGAAGCTTTATTTAATTGTTAGATCCAGTGATATGCTTTAGATGAATAAGTAAGAAATAATCTTGTGTGTATTGTGCATGATACATATATCATAAAGTATTTGAAATTAGAATTGTTGAATCATTTAATTAAAAATGAAATCAAAAGTAGTCATTTTcctgtggacaaaatgccaggtCAGAGTCACTTGCAGCATTTTAATCAAATCTAAGGGGTTACTacatattatttgtgtgttaaagTAATGATGCTTTTAACCAAGATATTATTTATGTTTTCACTGATTAGATTTTGTATTAATACATATTaggtgaatgaatgaaaattagttATGTGtactatatattgtatatttcaaGTATAGCATAGAGCATTTAGACATTTCACTGGCTGTGTTGATGTCAGATTATTTTCCCTGAGACCACCAACCATATGAAATTCAAAGACTAGACAGATCTTACAGTTGTATGTGAGGATGGTTTGGTTATACACTAAAAATTACAGACTCGGTCCATATTGATGCATGTATGTTTTATGAACCGCTTACTTAATTTTAATTTTCTCAGATTTCAAATAAAATTTGTACAAAAGTATCAATAAAGGAAAATGCCattaatatatcaaataaatcTCCTTGGAAATCTTCCCTGAAATTGATTAAGCAGTTGAATGAAGCTGACAGTCAGCATGAGTTATGGCATGAACATTACAAAAATTCATATTTTATATGATTCTGCATGTGAGGCGGTGATATTTATTAATCATTAGAAATCATGTTGAAAGGACTCAATAGTGTAAAGAATATATCACAAAATGTCAAagcaaaatgatagaaaaatattCTAGTTTTTCCAATGATAGTACTAAAGTGAGGCAATCAGCATTAGGTAGACAGCATAAGCAGTAATTTTGAGTATCATAAAAGTTTAAAATATTTCAGAATGTGTGAGATTAGACTCTTCATTATTGGCTTCACAGAAAAGTTATGTAATAAGTCTAATATtttcaagaatatatggcatTAGCATTTACTTGCAAAGAATATATAAAGAATGTGTCACAGTGTCATTGGAATACCCTAAAATTTGTAATGATCTAATACTTAAAGGCATTTTGAATGTTGGTATTATACCAGAAGAGTATgacaaaatatatcattattagttgACAAAGTAGTAATTGCCAAGATActtatacaaagaaattcaaacaactGACCAGTAGGTTTCTGTGAGAATGTCTGTGATAGTTGAAATGTTCAGAAGTTCACAGATTAGTGTGATTATTGTAGAAAAGCATTAGTCTTTTAACTCACACAAGTCATTCCTCAcaactccagattttcctgcagtgagggatttgcactagccctgccttttggataAATGGTTGAAGCATTAGatggaagcattaggtagaaatgttagacaggagctttaggtagaaacttTAAGTACAAATAGTAGGGTGTAACATTAGGCAGTAATAATAAAAAGACACAATAGGTagcagtagttggtaggaacattgggtTAACCTCAAATACTGCtaaagttgccctttgccagtgggtTGTTAAGAGTAAGGCACTAGAGGCTAAAAAGTGGCctgagttcaacagttatggagacttttcagtggccaccccctttaggggataggggagaaagaatacttcccatgcattcctcatgtctcgtagaaggcgactaaaggggatgggagcagggcgctagaaaccctcccctccttgtattttaactttctaaaaggggaaacagaagatgtattggtatgtatatgtgcttatgtagacgtgtatgtatatacatgtgtatgtgggtgggttgggccattctttcgtctgtttccttgcgctacctcactaacgcgagagacagcgacaaagtatgttagggaggtgaatgcaagaattttggaaagagggacaagtatgcagtctgctgtggatgagagggcttgggaagtgagtcagttgttgttcgctgatgatacagtgctggtggctgattcaggtgagaaactgcagaagctggtgactgagtttgataaagtgtgtgaaagaagaaagctgagagtaaatgtgaataagagcaaggttattaggtaaagtagggttgagggacaagtcaattgggaggtaagtttgaatggagaaaaactggaggaagtgaagtgttttagatatctgggagtggatttggcagtggatggaaccatggaagcggaagtgaatcatagggtgggggagggggcgaaagttctgggagcattgaagaatgtgtggaagtcgagaatgttatcttggaaagcaaaaatgggtatgtttgaaggaatagtggttccaacaatgatatatggttgggaggcatgggctatagatagagttgtgcggaggagggtggatgtgctggaaatgagatgtttgaggacactatgtggtgtgaggtggtttgatcgagtaagtaatgaaagggtaagagagatgtgtggtaataaaaagagtgtggttgggagagcagaagagggtgttttgaaatggtttggtcacatggagagaatgagtgaggaaagattgacaaagaggatatatgtgtcgtaggtggagggaatgaggagaagtgggagaccaaattggaggtggaaagatggagtgaaaaagattttgagcaatcggggcctgaacatgcaggagggtgaaaggcatgcaaggaatagagtgagttggaacgatgtggtataccagggtggacgtgctgtcaatggattgaaccagggcatgtgaagtgtctggggtaaaccatggaaagttctgtggggcctggatgtggaaagggagctgtggtttcgttgcattattacatgacagctagagactgagtgtgaacgaatatggcctttattgtcttttcctagcgctacctcttgcatatgcggaggagggggttgttatttcgtgtgtggcggggtggcgatgggaatgaataaaggcagacagtatgaattatgtacatgtgtatttatgtatatatctgtgtgtgtatatatatgtatacattgagatgtataggtatgtatatttgcgtgtatggacgtgtatgtatatacatatgtatgtgggtgggttgggccattctttcgtctgtttccttgcgctaccttgataatgtgggagacagtgacaaagtaatatatatatatatatatatatatatatatatatatatatatatatatatatatatatatatatatatatatctgtttccttgcgctacctcgcaaacgcgggagacagcgacaaagtataataaatataaatataaatttttttttttttttttatactttgtcgctgtctcccgcgtttgcgaggtagcgcaaggaaacagacaaaagaaatggcccaacccacccccatacacatgtatatacatacgtccacacacgcaaatatacatacctacacagctttccatggtttaccccagacgcttcacatgccttgattcaatccactgacagcacgtcaaccccggtataccacatcgctccaattcactctattccttgccctcctttcaccctcctgcatgttcaggccccgatcacacaaaatctttttcactccatctttccacctccaatttggtctccctcttctccttgctccctccacctccgacacatatatcctcttggtcaatctttcctcactcatcctctccatgtgcccaaaccacttcaaaacaccctcttctgctctctcaaccacactctttttatttccacacatctctcttacccttacgttactcactcgatcaaaccacctcacaccacacattgtcctcaaacatctcatttccagcacatccatcctcctgcgcacaactctatccatagcccacgcctcgcaaccatacaacattgttggaactactattccttcaaacatacccatttttgctttccgagataatgttctcgacttccacacattcttcaaggcccccagaattttcgccccctcccccaccctatgatccacttccgcttccatggttccatccgctgccagatccactcccagatatctaaaacacttcacttcctccagtttttctccattcaaactcacctcccaattgacttgaccctcaaccctactgtacataataaccttgctcttattcacatttactcttaactttcttcttccacacactttaccaaactcagtcaccagcttctgcagtttctcacatgaatcagccaccagcgctgtatcatcagcgaacaacaactgactcacttcccaagctctctcatccccaacagacttcatacttgcccctctttccaaaactcttgcatttacctccctaacaaccccatccataaacaaattaaacaaccatggagacatcacacacccctgccgcaaacctacattcactgagaaccaatcactttcctctcttcctacacgtacacatgccttacatcctcaataaaaacttttcactgcttctaacaacttgcttcccacaccatatattcttaataccttccacagagcatctctatcaactctatcatatgccttctccagatccataaatgctacatacaaatccatttgcttttctaagtatttctcacatacattcttcaaagcaaacacctgatccacacatcctctgccacttctgaaaccacactgctcttccacaatctgatgctctgtacatgccttcactctctcaatcaataccctcccatatgatttaccaggaatactcaacaaacttataccactgtaatttgagcactcactcttatcccctttgcctttgtacaatggcactatgcacgcattccgccaatcctcaggcacctcaccatgtgtcatacatacattaaataaccttaccaaccagtcaataatatatatatatatatatatatatatatatatatatatatatatatatatatatatttttttttttttttcttttttatactttgtcgctgtctcccgcgtttgcgaggtagcgcaaggaaacagacgaaagaaatggcccaaccccccccatacacatgtacatacacacagcttctgcagtttctcacatgaatcagccaccatatatatatatatatatatatttttttttttccaaaagaaggaacagagaagagggccaggtgaggatattccctcagaggcccagtcctctgttcttaacgctaccttgctatcgcgggaaatggcgaatagtatgaaaaaaaaatatatatatatatatatatatggtggctgattcatgtgagaaactgcagaagctggtgactgagtttggtaaagtgtgtggaagaagaaagttaagagtaaatgtgaataagagcaaggttattaggtacagtagggttgagggtcaagtcaattgggaggtgagtttgaatggagaaaaactggaggaagtgaagtgttttagatatctgggagtggatctgtcagcagatggaaccatggaagcggaagtggatcatagggtgggggagggggcgaaaattttgggagccttgaaaaatgtgtggaagtcgagaacattatcccggaaagcaaaaatgggtatgtttgaaggaatagtggttccaacaatgttgtatggttgcgaggcgtgggctatggatagagttgtgcgcaggaggatggatgtgctggaaatgagatgtttgaggacaatgtgtggtgtgaggtggtttgatcgagtaagtaacgtaagggtaagagagatgtgtggaaataaaaagagcgtggttgagagagcagaagagggtgttttgaagtggtttgggcacatggagagaatgagtgaggaaagattgaccaagaggatatctgtgtcggaggtggagggaacgaggagaagagggagaccaaattggaggtggaaagatggagtgaaaaggattttgtgtgatcggggcctgaacatgcaggagggtgaaaggagggcaaggaatagagtgaattggagcgatgtggtatacaggggttgacgtgctgtcagcggattgaatcaaggcatgtgaagcgtccggggtaaaccatggaaagctgtgtaggtatgtatatttgcgtgtgtggacgtgtgtatgtacatgtgtatggggggggttgggccatttctttcgtctgtttccttgcgctacctcgcaaacgcgggagacagcgacgaggtatataaaaaaaaaaaaaatatatatatatatgtatatatatatatatatatatatatatatatatatatatatatatatatatatatatattgtactttgtcactctccctcgttagcaaagtagcacaaggaaacagacgaaagaatggcccaacccacccacatacacatgtatttacatacacgcccacacgcgcacatctacatacctatacatttcaatgtatacatacatatacatatagacaaaaacatacatatacatacacagacaaataaatatatacacatgtacatattaatacttgctgccctcagccattcccgtcgccaccccactacacatgatatggtaccccctccccccgcatgcgcacaagataacgccaggaaaagacaacaaaggccacattcgtttacactctgtccctagctgtcatgtgtaatgcaccgaaatcacagctcactttccacatctaagccccgcAAAAGTAGCCAtggtttgtgatagagtgtaagaaagtaaaccctagactgatatgggtaaaactgaaagtggatggagacagatgggtgattattggtgcataggcacctgggcctgagaagaaagatcacgagaggcgagtgttttgggagcagttgagtgagtgtgttagtagttttgatgcacgagtccgggttatagtgatgggtgatttgaatgcaaaggtgagtaatgtggcagttgagggaataattggtgtacatggggtgttcagtgttgtaaatggaaatggtgaagagcttgtagatttatgtgctgaaaaaggataggtgattgggaatacctggtttgaaaagagagatatacagaagtttacatatgtaaataggagagatggccagagagcattattggattacgtgttaattgataggcgcacgaaagagagacttttggatgttaatgtgctgagaggtgcaactggagggatgtctgatcattatcttgtggaggcgaaagtgaagatttgtagaggttttcagaaaagaacagagaatgttggggtgaagagagtggtgagagggagtgaggttgggaaggagacttgtgtgaggaagtaccaggagagactgagtacagaatggaaaaaggtgagaacaaaggacgtaaggggaatgggggaggaatgggatgtatttagggaagcagtgatggcttgcgcgaggggtgtttgtggcatgagaagcgtgggagatgtgcagattagaaagggtagtgagaggtgggatgaagaagtaagattattagtgaaagagaggagagagatatttggacgatttttgcaggggaataatgcaaatgactgggagttgtataaaagaaagagtgtagttgagagagcagaagagggtgttttgaaatggtttggtcacatggaaagaatgagtgaggaaagattaacaaagaggatatatgtgtcagaggtgagggaacaagaagtgggagaccaaagtggaggtggaaagatggagtgaaaaagattttgagtaatcggggcctgaacatgtaggagggtgaaaggcgtgcaaggaatggggtgaattggaacgatgtagtataccagggtcgacatgctgttagtggattgaaccagggcatgtgaagtgtctggggtaaaccatggaaagttttgtagggcctggatgtgggaagggagctgtgtttttggaacattacacatgacagctagagactgagtgtgaatgcggccttttttgtcttttcctagcgctaccttgggggggggggttgctttttcatgtgtggcagggtggcgacgaaaatggatgaaggcagcatgtatgaatatgtacatgagtatatatgtatatgttctgtggatgtatatgtatgtatatgttgaattgtataggtgtgtatatttgcgtgtatgagcgtttatgtatatacatgtgtacatgggtgggttgggccattttttgtctgtttccttgcgctacctcgctaacgtgggagacggcgattaagtataatagatgaataaataaatggactcttaggaatatatatatatatatatatatatatatatatatatatatatatatatatatatatatatatatatatatatatctttctttcatactattcgccatttcccgcattagcgaggtagcgttaagaacagaggactgggcctttgagggaatatcctcacctggcccccttctctgttccttcttttgggaaattaaaaaaaaaaaaaacgagaggggaggatttccagccacccgctccctccccttttagtcgccttctacgacacgcagggaatacgtgggaagtattctttctcccctatccccagggatatatatatatatatatatatatatatatatatatatatatatatatatatttttttttttttttttcttactattcgccatttcccgcgttagcgaggtaaccttaagaacagaggacggcctttgagggactattctcacctggcccccttctctgttccttcttttggaaaattaagaaaatatcgagaggggaggatttccagccacccgctccctcccctttttagtcgccttctatgacacgcagggaatacgtgggaagtattctttctcccctatccccaggccagggataatatatatatgtcagtggattgaaccggggcatgtggggcgtctggggtaaaccatggaaagttctgtggggcctggatgtggaaaaggaactgtggtttcagtgctttatacatgacagctagagactgagtgtgaacgaatgtggcctttgttgtgtttttctagcgctacctcgcgcacatgcggggggagggggttgttatttcatgtgtggcggggtggtgatgggaatgaataaaggcagatagtatgaattattatccctggggataggggagaaagaatacttcccacgtattccctgcgtgtcgtagaaggcgactaaaaggggagggagcggggggctggaaatcctcccctctcattatttttttttttttattttccaaaagaaggaacagagaaggggaccaggtgaggatattccctcaaaggcccagttctctgttcttaacgctacctcgctaacgcgggaaatggcgaatagtgtaaaagaaagaaaaagaaagaatatatatatatatatatatatatatatatatatatatatatatatatatatatatatatatatataatgcatgtcACGTGAGTCCACAATCCGGGATTGAAGCATTAGTTAACAATATGAAAAAGTCTGTGTGTATAACTGGCTAAAGTATATACGTACTAACCCTGGGGTCTAATTACCATAGAAAAGTGACGTCAGCTGTAACTAAATAGTAAAGGAAAAATTCAAGAAACACTGACGTTAAGAGTTCAAGGAAAGGAGTACAGTTGTAGGATAATCATTTGGCAAAGCGCAGATGAATGAAAAATTGTATACAACCTGCACAGGATCATTTAACTATTCAAGGTTTATTGAATTAGGTTCATCGAATTAGGTCCCATGCCTTGAAGAGAACGTAAGGAATTGT
This sequence is a window from Panulirus ornatus isolate Po-2019 chromosome 52, ASM3632096v1, whole genome shotgun sequence. Protein-coding genes within it:
- the LOC139765079 gene encoding uncharacterized protein encodes the protein MVHFTMAPNHKMSYNSTLRQNVFFCSVCERGFSQKGNLKRHILTHTGEKPFHCSKCIKKYTTKYELKIHILTHSEDNPFQCSVCQKTFTRSNSLKRHLITHSNKTEKHHEKKQNKKNPHKAFNKGVRKIFQSDEDCVKKELFEICSHKSYVDIFSCDQDSELGSTKGEIKEDLCVTPGEGVENYLKSELLHSIRNESLKEISLKKEIATETDGVLYDMVFESILQKDETDQSICTLPGKLVDDYLKLEISDIREENVNEYKNITDKRLKENLNIYSDKEKIKTTANMLFDKRLSGIRLKEESFMKSLCKTASKNLDKVYKLLCYIDEKSIPRCGKADTSEIGCAVPVQEFEKYSGVTTITNNMSSKGHITKVSQIIPSENHISQCEICGEEFHKKKLLKKHLITHTGKFQCSECLKKYSAVSDLKKHMLNHKREFQCPVCERMFSQKGNMKRHIYTHSQEKPFHCSDCGKMYSTKYELKRHIHTHSGGSPFQCYVCQKRFTKNNSLKRHMLLHTGETPFSCFECGKGFTQRFHLKKHILSHSDIKLLPCVV